The sequence GTAGCTTTCCTGAAATTTTCTATCTTCAATCTCGGTTGATTCAATGATCTCACACCAATAGCCCGGAAGTACTGTTTTAAACTCAAAAGTTAGGTATATATGTTCACCAGGAACATAATATCCAATATTTGTATTAAAACAAACACCACCAGCGGAAATATTATTCATTGAACAAATATCAATAACAGGTTGAGAAGTAAAAAATTGTGAAAAATTTTTAACTTTACACTTTGAAAATAATTCAAGTCTAAAAAAATATCTTCTCTGTACTTTTCTATAGCTATCTTCAACAAAAAAAATTTTCATTCTAAAATTATCATCTTTATCAGAAGGCTGAACAATGCCATTAAAGATGTGAATTCCGTCCGGTTTAATATTCAGAAAATCGAGTTCAGTTCCAGGTTTAAATCGTATCACCCTGGTCAATGCGATAGGGAGATCAATAAAAAAAAAGTTCTTACTTTTTACTTCATCTACTCTGACGGGAAACTCTCTACCGTCCCCGCCAGATAATCTTATTAAAAGTTTTTCTCTTATTTTTAAATTATTGAGCTTCATCTTCCTTTTTCAATTCAGTTTTACACTCAGGACAATAGATGGTAACTCCAGCTTTTCTTGTTTTCTCCATCATAATAGGATTTCCACAAGATGGACATTTTTGTTCTAAAGGTTTATCCCAGGAAACATAGTCACATTTTGGATAATTGGAACAACCATAAAATACTTTGCCCTTTTTAGAGCGTTTCTGGCTTACTTTTCCATCGCACCCTTCCTTAGGGCAAGGAATTTCATAGCTCTGTTCAGATTTGATATTTTTACATTTAGGATAATTACTACAAGCAATGAACTTCCCAAATCTACCGGTTTTAACCACCATGTCACTACCGCATTTTTCACATTTTCCAACAATTTCAGGAGTTGACTCGGTTGATTCTTCTTTGTTCTCAGATTCTAATGAAGTAGTATACTTACATTTTGGGAAATTATCACAAGCAATAAATCTCCCGTTTCTACCCCATCTATATATCAAATTACCCTCTTTACACTCAGGACATTTCTTTCCAACTTGTTGAATACTTTGCTTTTTTAGCTCCGATTTATTTCCAAGAGCTTCGTCAAGAGATTTGCTAAAAGGTTGATAAAAATCAAGAAGTACTTTATCCCACTTCTCATCACCATATTCAATTTTATCGAGTTCACTTTCCATTTTTTTTGTAAACTCTTCATTGATAATCTCAGGAAAACTACCTATTAGCATTTTATTGACTAATCTTCCAAGTTCTGTGGAAACAAGTTTCTTTTCCTCTTTTTCGATATATTTTTGAGTAATAAGTCTATCAATAATTGTTGCGTACGTGGAAGGTCTACCGATACCATCCTCTTCCAATGTTTTTGTAAGGGAAGCTTCGTTGTATCTTGCAGGAGGTTTGGTGAAATGTTGTTCCAAAATCACTTCTTCAACAATTGATTCACTGTTTTCTATTAAACCTTCTGGAAGTTTTGAATTACGGTCATTGTCATCATCATCCAGGTAGACTTTTAGATAACCTTCAAAAACACAAACTCTACCGCTAGTTCTAAAAGTATACTCTCCACCAACCGTATCAATTGTAGTTTGGTCAAACTGAGCATCAGCAAACTGAGTAGCCAAAAATCTTTTATAGATTAAATTATAAAGTTTG comes from Candidatus Delongbacteria bacterium and encodes:
- a CDS encoding flagellar brake domain-containing protein yields the protein MKLNNLKIREKLLIRLSGGDGREFPVRVDEVKSKNFFFIDLPIALTRVIRFKPGTELDFLNIKPDGIHIFNGIVQPSDKDDNFRMKIFFVEDSYRKVQRRYFFRLELFSKCKVKNFSQFFTSQPVIDICSMNNISAGGVCFNTNIGYYVPGEHIYLTFEFKTVLPGYWCEIIESTEIEDRKFQESYKIRAKFILLTEKETESMVEFIFTKQRELLKEMKLDPVDEL
- the topA gene encoding type I DNA topoisomerase — protein: MGKTLVILESPGKVKAVSKYLGNEFEVLASNGHLIDLPEKEIGVDIENNFTPKYKVISNGKAAKTLKIIEAQAAKSDKVYIATDPDREGEAIGWHIANRIQSINNNIFRVTFNEITKNGVKKGIDSVGSINQNLVDSQQARRIMDRLVGYKVSPFLWKTVTGGLSAGRVQSVALKIICERDGEIESFIPEEYWTIISDFKNNGLEYEGFLHKISGKDPDISNSVDAEKVKSEIEKNSFTIQSIAKKKVKRSPQPPFITSTLLQDSVKKLGFTSKKTMQIAQQLYEGLEIGDDGFVGLITYMRTDSVRISEDANNALRNFINDKYGKDYLNKSIRVFKSKNNIQDAHEGIRPAELGYEPEKIKKFLSNDQYKLYNLIYKRFLATQFADAQFDQTTIDTVGGEYTFRTSGRVCVFEGYLKVYLDDDDNDRNSKLPEGLIENSESIVEEVILEQHFTKPPARYNEASLTKTLEEDGIGRPSTYATIIDRLITQKYIEKEEKKLVSTELGRLVNKMLIGSFPEIINEEFTKKMESELDKIEYGDEKWDKVLLDFYQPFSKSLDEALGNKSELKKQSIQQVGKKCPECKEGNLIYRWGRNGRFIACDNFPKCKYTTSLESENKEESTESTPEIVGKCEKCGSDMVVKTGRFGKFIACSNYPKCKNIKSEQSYEIPCPKEGCDGKVSQKRSKKGKVFYGCSNYPKCDYVSWDKPLEQKCPSCGNPIMMEKTRKAGVTIYCPECKTELKKEDEAQ